TTTCTTGTCGATGTGCGGGCCGCGCAGAACAGTATATTTTTCGATCTTGTTCGGCAGCGGGATGGGGCCGCGCACGGATGCACCGGTGCGTTTGGCGGTATTGACGATTTCCTGTGTGGACGCGTCCAGCACACGATAGTCAAACGCCTTCAGCCGAATGCGGATGTTTTGGCTTTGGATGGCCATTT
This DNA window, taken from uncultured Tateyamaria sp., encodes the following:
- the rpsJ gene encoding 30S ribosomal protein S10, translated to MQSQNIRIRLKAFDYRVLDASTQEIVNTAKRTGASVRGPIPLPNKIEKYTVLRGPHIDKKSRDQFEIRTHKRLLDIVDPTPQTVDALMKLDLAAGVDVEIKLQS